Proteins co-encoded in one Planctomycetota bacterium genomic window:
- a CDS encoding entericidin — MNRVRSLSLARTSLLLGTLALPVLLAACNTVKGAGKDLQYAGEKTEEVITGEKDGTNPDKR; from the coding sequence ATGAACCGCGTTCGCTCGCTCTCGCTCGCCCGCACCTCGCTGCTCCTGGGCACGCTCGCGCTGCCCGTCCTCCTCGCCGCGTGCAACACGGTGAAGGGTGCCGGCAAGGACCTCCAGTACGCCGGCGAGAAGACCGAAGAGGTCATCACCGGCGAGAAGGACGGCACGAACCCGGACAAGCGCTGA
- the murJ gene encoding murein biosynthesis integral membrane protein MurJ produces the protein MPPAGHPPPDKLPTPPSPQPAPHAPAPHAPLAGAVRVVSSLTLLSRVAGLARDVLTARLFGDTLLGSSFRAAYAVPNLFRRLFGEGALSAAFLPEYSLLARDDPAKADQLASLVVRLLTLVTASLTVVLVGVLALVLALAPHDAERSLSFRLMILMLPMMPCVCITAVLGGMLQSHGRFAPTAAAPVLLNLFQIVAGALCLLGVVKDPVTGAYVVGAAALAASVVQIAWSLAALRGKVRWTRLTAGARAHARDVMRRFVPALLGLGTLQLNTMLDVVIAMWPVWVGPTVLGFRVPLDDTSNAILSYAQTLYQFPLGVFGIAVATAVFPLLSRTADRPADFLAHLRQGLRLSLFIGLPASVGLVLVRHDLLAVIFGGGRHAAFSPEGLARAGDVLLGFAPAIWAYSLNHVLTRAFYAQRDTTTPMRLAVRMVALNVTLNLTLIWFLGEAGLAWSTAIAASVQCLALWRLAHTRLGLRPLDAPTRAAFARIAGATAAMTGGVALVLWLLPPADTWAGHALRLTACLVAGIGVYAGAARLARLPELGMLLRRPRAGPAGPVSFD, from the coding sequence ATGCCGCCCGCCGGGCACCCGCCCCCCGACAAGCTGCCCACGCCACCGTCGCCCCAGCCGGCGCCGCACGCCCCGGCGCCGCACGCCCCGCTCGCCGGCGCGGTCCGCGTGGTGTCATCGCTCACGCTGCTGTCGCGCGTCGCGGGGCTGGCCCGCGACGTCCTGACCGCGCGCCTCTTCGGCGACACGCTGCTGGGGTCGTCGTTCCGCGCCGCCTACGCCGTGCCGAATCTCTTCCGCCGGCTCTTCGGCGAGGGCGCGCTTTCCGCGGCGTTCCTCCCGGAATACTCGCTCCTGGCGCGCGACGACCCCGCGAAGGCCGACCAGCTCGCCTCGCTCGTGGTCCGCCTGCTCACGCTCGTCACCGCGTCGCTCACCGTGGTCCTCGTGGGCGTCCTGGCGCTGGTGCTCGCGCTCGCGCCGCACGACGCCGAACGCTCGCTCAGCTTCCGCCTCATGATCCTCATGCTCCCCATGATGCCCTGCGTGTGCATCACGGCGGTGCTCGGGGGCATGCTGCAATCGCACGGGCGATTCGCCCCCACCGCCGCCGCGCCCGTGCTGCTGAACCTCTTCCAGATCGTCGCGGGGGCGCTCTGCCTGCTGGGCGTCGTGAAGGACCCCGTCACCGGCGCGTACGTCGTCGGCGCCGCGGCGCTGGCCGCCAGCGTCGTGCAGATCGCCTGGAGCCTCGCCGCCCTGCGCGGCAAGGTCCGCTGGACGCGCCTGACCGCCGGCGCCCGCGCCCACGCCCGCGACGTGATGCGCCGCTTCGTCCCCGCGCTGCTCGGCCTGGGCACGCTCCAACTCAACACCATGCTCGACGTCGTCATCGCCATGTGGCCCGTCTGGGTCGGGCCCACCGTGCTCGGGTTCCGCGTCCCCCTCGACGACACCTCCAACGCGATCCTCAGCTACGCCCAGACGCTCTACCAGTTCCCGCTGGGCGTCTTCGGCATCGCCGTCGCCACCGCCGTGTTCCCGCTCCTCAGCCGCACCGCCGACCGCCCGGCCGACTTCCTCGCCCACCTGCGCCAGGGCCTGCGTCTCTCGCTGTTCATCGGCCTGCCCGCGAGCGTCGGGCTCGTGCTCGTGCGCCACGACCTGCTCGCGGTCATCTTCGGGGGCGGGCGCCACGCCGCGTTCTCGCCCGAGGGCCTCGCCCGCGCGGGCGACGTGCTTCTGGGCTTCGCGCCCGCCATCTGGGCCTACTCGCTCAACCACGTCCTGACCCGCGCCTTCTATGCCCAGCGCGACACCACCACGCCGATGCGCCTGGCCGTCCGCATGGTCGCGCTCAACGTCACGCTCAACCTGACGCTGATCTGGTTCCTCGGAGAGGCCGGGCTCGCGTGGTCCACCGCCATCGCGGCCAGCGTGCAATGCCTCGCCCTGTGGCGCCTCGCACACACCCGCCTGGGCCTTCGACCCCTCGATGCGCCCACCCGCGCCGCGTTCGCCCGCATCGCCGGCGCCACCGCCGCGATGACCGGCGGGGTCGCCCTCGTCCTCTGGCTGCTGCCCCCCGCGGATACCTGGGCGGGGCACGCGCTCCGGCTCACCGCCTGCCTCGTCGCCGGCATCGGCGTGTACGCCGGCGCCGCCCGCCTGGCACGCCTGCCGGAACTCGGGATGCTCCTGCGCCGCCCGCGCGCCGGGCCCGCCGGGCCGGTCTCATTCGACTAG
- a CDS encoding ABC transporter substrate-binding protein yields the protein MASPPQRIVSLLPSATEIVGLLGVSHRLVGRSHECDFPPGLDHLPVLTAPRVHGTDPGEIDAQVRDALAQGRSLYELDEPALRALRPDLILTQDLCAVCSIDLAAVRRAAATFDPAPAILSLNPTTLDGVLDDVLSVGRATGTPDVARDAVVRLRERLARAQDHVNPYAEPAPVGFLEWTDPPFVAGHWTVQIIERAGGSHPLNQSIPQPGAGAAAGPQASQRTVPASRRVEWDEFVESRPEWLVICPCGLDLRAASASARGLTSRPGWSDIPAVRSGRVAVVDGNQMFNRPGPRLVDAFEWMVGWMTGQRGLIPPWFPWCEELK from the coding sequence GTGGCATCCCCGCCCCAACGCATCGTCAGCCTGCTCCCCTCCGCGACAGAGATCGTCGGCCTCTTGGGTGTTTCGCACCGGCTGGTCGGGCGCTCGCATGAATGCGACTTCCCGCCCGGGTTGGACCACCTCCCGGTGCTCACCGCCCCCCGCGTACACGGGACCGACCCGGGCGAGATCGACGCGCAGGTGCGCGACGCGCTCGCCCAGGGCCGTTCGCTGTACGAACTCGACGAACCCGCCCTGCGCGCCCTCCGCCCCGACCTGATCCTGACGCAGGACCTGTGCGCCGTCTGCTCCATCGACCTCGCCGCGGTGCGACGGGCCGCCGCCACCTTCGACCCCGCCCCGGCGATCCTCTCGCTCAACCCCACCACGCTCGACGGAGTGCTCGACGACGTCCTCAGCGTCGGTCGGGCCACGGGGACGCCCGACGTCGCCCGGGACGCGGTCGTCCGCCTGCGCGAGCGGCTCGCCCGCGCGCAGGATCACGTCAACCCCTACGCCGAACCCGCCCCGGTCGGCTTCCTGGAATGGACCGACCCGCCGTTCGTGGCCGGGCACTGGACGGTGCAGATCATCGAACGCGCCGGCGGCAGCCACCCCCTGAACCAGAGTATCCCCCAGCCAGGCGCAGGCGCCGCGGCCGGGCCGCAGGCCTCGCAGCGCACGGTGCCGGCGTCGCGACGGGTGGAATGGGACGAGTTCGTCGAGAGCCGGCCGGAATGGCTGGTCATCTGTCCGTGCGGCTTGGACTTACGCGCGGCGTCGGCGAGCGCACGCGGGCTGACGAGCCGGCCCGGCTGGTCTGATATCCCGGCGGTGCGATCCGGCCGCGTGGCGGTGGTCGACGGCAACCAGATGTTCAACCGACCGGGGCCGCGGCTGGTGGATGCGTTTGAATGGATGGTTGGATGGATGACCGGGCAGCGCGGTCTGATCCCACCGTGGTTCCCCTGGTGCGAAGAACTCAAGTAG
- a CDS encoding sodium:proton antiporter translates to MHGDDRVEGKFLWYGPRLWVVTALLGVLAGWGATRLLPPTFDDAGIPIIPLALVAPFALLLLTIAVAPLVDARWWHQHFPDVAFFLGALIATYYLIAFRPAAPGAPGYGSHAILHAGMEYYSFIALVGGLYVVSGGILIDLRGRAGPMFNVFLLAFGAIVSNAIGTTGASMLLIRPFMRANHGRLTPLHIVMFIFIVSNCGGSLTPIGDPPLYLGYLKGVPFFWTTAALIGDWAFTVGALLTIFFVIDTALERATERARALAHLAPLEPAAFFPKPRIRGTTGLICLGLMIAGVFIDPALHAFAPHLPQLPFGATFQILVAATAYVLTPKETLKANEFSFFPVKEVGILFLGIFLTMIPALGYLAANGSSLGIDSPTAFYFGTGALSAVLDNAPTYLNFLQVAVPGELTPDAVRTLLQSPGGRANVIAISTGAVFFGAMTYIGNGPNFMVRTIAESAGVKMPSFFGYLFRAIALLLPVLVVHWVIFIR, encoded by the coding sequence ATGCACGGCGACGATCGCGTTGAAGGCAAGTTCCTGTGGTACGGCCCGCGCCTGTGGGTTGTCACAGCGCTCCTGGGCGTGCTCGCCGGCTGGGGCGCCACCCGCCTCCTGCCCCCGACCTTCGATGACGCGGGGATCCCCATCATCCCGCTCGCGCTGGTCGCGCCGTTCGCGCTGCTGCTCCTGACGATCGCCGTCGCGCCGCTCGTCGACGCGCGGTGGTGGCACCAGCACTTCCCCGACGTCGCGTTCTTTCTGGGCGCGCTCATCGCGACCTACTACCTGATCGCCTTCCGACCGGCCGCCCCCGGCGCGCCGGGATACGGCTCGCACGCGATCCTGCACGCCGGCATGGAGTACTACTCGTTCATCGCGCTCGTCGGCGGGCTGTACGTCGTGAGCGGGGGCATCCTCATCGACCTGCGCGGGCGTGCGGGCCCCATGTTCAACGTCTTCCTGCTCGCCTTCGGCGCGATCGTCTCGAACGCCATCGGCACCACCGGCGCCTCGATGCTCCTCATCCGCCCCTTCATGCGCGCCAACCACGGACGCCTCACTCCGCTGCACATCGTCATGTTCATCTTCATCGTCAGCAACTGCGGCGGATCACTCACCCCCATCGGCGACCCGCCCCTGTACCTCGGCTACCTCAAGGGCGTCCCTTTCTTCTGGACCACCGCCGCCCTCATCGGCGACTGGGCCTTCACCGTCGGCGCCCTGCTGACGATCTTCTTCGTCATCGACACCGCGCTCGAGCGCGCCACCGAGCGCGCGCGGGCGCTGGCGCACCTCGCGCCCCTCGAGCCCGCCGCGTTCTTCCCCAAGCCGCGCATCCGGGGCACCACGGGCCTCATCTGCCTGGGCCTCATGATCGCCGGCGTCTTCATCGACCCGGCGCTGCACGCCTTCGCCCCGCACCTCCCGCAGCTGCCCTTCGGGGCCACGTTCCAGATCCTCGTCGCCGCCACCGCCTACGTCCTTACCCCGAAGGAGACGCTCAAAGCCAACGAGTTCTCGTTCTTCCCCGTCAAGGAAGTCGGCATTCTGTTCCTGGGCATCTTCCTCACCATGATCCCGGCGCTCGGGTACCTCGCCGCCAACGGGTCGAGCCTGGGGATCGACTCGCCCACCGCGTTTTACTTCGGCACGGGCGCACTCTCGGCGGTGCTCGACAACGCCCCGACGTACCTAAACTTCCTGCAGGTTGCCGTGCCGGGCGAACTCACCCCTGACGCCGTGCGCACCCTGCTGCAATCACCCGGCGGGCGGGCGAACGTGATCGCGATCTCGACCGGGGCCGTCTTCTTCGGCGCGATGACGTACATCGGAAACGGGCCGAACTTCATGGTCCGCACGATCGCCGAGAGCGCGGGGGTCAAGATGCCCTCGTTCTTCGGCTACCTGTTCCGGGCGATCGCGCTGCTGCTCCCCGTGCTCGTGGTCCATTGGGTGATCTTCATCCGATAG
- a CDS encoding VanZ family protein produces the protein MISAGAGWARRVPRVVFPLYAVVIFLLTHWPGVKVEGPMPRADLWAHLGAFGLWGFLFGCTAWLGPPETRRGFLRALLAGGVYTAIDESLQLIPALARVAAWDDWLANVAGVLLGLLAAGLLGRWAARRARSL, from the coding sequence GTGATCTCGGCCGGCGCCGGCTGGGCCCGGCGCGTCCCGCGCGTCGTCTTCCCGCTGTACGCCGTCGTCATCTTTCTGCTCACCCACTGGCCGGGCGTCAAGGTCGAGGGCCCCATGCCCCGCGCCGACCTCTGGGCCCATCTGGGCGCGTTCGGGCTCTGGGGGTTTCTGTTCGGATGCACGGCCTGGCTCGGCCCGCCCGAGACTCGCCGGGGGTTTCTGCGCGCCCTGCTCGCGGGTGGCGTCTACACCGCGATCGATGAGTCGCTGCAACTCATCCCCGCGCTCGCCCGCGTCGCCGCGTGGGACGACTGGCTCGCGAACGTCGCGGGCGTGCTGCTGGGACTGCTCGCCGCGGGATTACTCGGGCGCTGGGCCGCCCGGCGCGCGCGGTCGCTCTAG
- a CDS encoding MraY family glycosyltransferase: protein MISPFSCIAALRPTFPDVLPGLPADVAAGEPAEPTGRLAIFEGYIGVLVVSFLVAVIATPLMRRLAVSQGIIDRPNEARKVHKVPIAYLGGVAVYLGIMGGIFFAILGTRFTDLIQWHPTRFEKNVDFNLPVPFSIMLGMTVILLVGVIDDVTGISPRVKIGGQLFAAAALAMDRVGVQLAAGILLPVARTFGIPTESNSLGIETLLLKVPLPFDMLGGGHIPVDVVYWVGTGIIAVAVIGLCNAANLIDGLDGLLSGTTAISAAGLLVVALGLALADDGPRDGERLILCMALLGACLGFLPHNFNPATIFLGDAGSLLLGFTTCVIILMMGDTGKTSLVAAGVIIFALPIIDTTLAIVRRKMEGRSISSADDQHLHHQLKRALGVKGAVMVLYGIAATFATIGAAVTLIRARSVFLLALILGAYVGVTAIKIARRRAVEAEAARHDTRVAAGLASTSAPQPAPHPPGAGVAPRTP, encoded by the coding sequence GTGATCTCGCCATTCTCGTGCATCGCCGCGCTCCGCCCGACGTTCCCCGACGTCCTCCCGGGCCTGCCCGCCGACGTCGCGGCCGGCGAGCCCGCCGAGCCCACGGGTCGCCTCGCGATCTTCGAGGGCTACATCGGCGTGCTCGTCGTCTCGTTCCTCGTGGCCGTCATCGCCACGCCCCTCATGCGCCGCCTCGCCGTCTCGCAGGGCATCATCGATCGCCCCAACGAGGCGCGCAAGGTGCACAAGGTGCCCATCGCGTACCTCGGGGGCGTGGCCGTCTACCTCGGCATCATGGGCGGCATCTTCTTCGCCATCCTGGGGACGCGGTTCACCGACCTCATCCAGTGGCACCCGACCCGGTTCGAGAAGAACGTCGACTTCAACCTCCCCGTGCCCTTCTCGATCATGCTGGGCATGACCGTGATCCTGCTCGTCGGGGTCATCGACGACGTCACCGGCATCTCCCCGCGCGTCAAGATCGGCGGGCAGCTCTTCGCCGCCGCCGCTCTGGCGATGGACCGCGTGGGCGTCCAGCTCGCCGCGGGGATTCTGCTCCCCGTGGCGCGCACGTTCGGCATCCCCACCGAGTCCAACTCGCTGGGCATCGAGACGCTGCTCCTGAAGGTCCCCCTTCCCTTCGACATGCTCGGGGGCGGGCACATCCCCGTCGATGTCGTCTACTGGGTCGGCACCGGGATCATCGCGGTCGCCGTCATCGGGCTCTGCAACGCGGCCAACCTCATCGACGGGCTCGACGGGCTGCTGAGCGGAACGACCGCCATCTCCGCCGCCGGGCTCCTGGTCGTGGCGCTGGGGCTCGCCCTGGCCGACGACGGCCCGCGCGACGGCGAACGCCTCATCCTCTGCATGGCGCTGCTCGGGGCGTGCCTGGGGTTCCTCCCGCACAACTTCAACCCGGCGACGATCTTCCTGGGCGACGCCGGGAGCCTCCTGCTGGGCTTCACGACCTGCGTCATCATCCTGATGATGGGCGACACCGGCAAGACCAGCCTGGTCGCCGCGGGCGTGATCATCTTCGCGCTCCCCATCATCGACACCACCCTCGCGATCGTCCGGCGCAAGATGGAGGGGCGGTCGATCTCCTCCGCGGACGACCAGCACCTGCACCACCAGCTCAAGCGCGCCCTGGGCGTGAAGGGTGCGGTGATGGTGCTGTACGGGATCGCGGCGACGTTCGCGACCATCGGGGCCGCCGTCACGCTCATCCGCGCCCGCAGCGTCTTCCTCCTGGCGCTGATCCTGGGGGCGTACGTCGGGGTGACGGCGATCAAGATCGCACGCCGCCGCGCGGTCGAAGCCGAGGCCGCCCGGCACGACACGCGGGTCGCGGCCGGGCTCGCGAGCACCTCGGCGCCCCAGCCGGCGCCGCACCCGCCCGGCGCGGGCGTGGCCCCGCGCACGCCCTGA
- a CDS encoding GDP-mannose 4,6-dehydratase yields MTSSSPHLPANLPPTPRRVLVSGGAGFIGSHLVDRLLARGDTVTVVDNLSTGRRDNLPGAHERLRFVEADLKDALNAFGKGERFEQIYHLAAAVGVSLVIADPIRSIETNVEQTAALLRFAVSRAEGGAPVPTLVASSSEVYGKAAKSPFHEEDDVVYGPTTVPRWSYACSKAIDEYLALAYHATHHAPVVVARFFNTVGPRQVGSYGMVLPRFVERALAGRPLDVYGDGTQSRCFCDVRDVVGVLPALLETPACHGRVFNVGSDRSISIRELADLVVRTLGAASAVRTIPYAEAYPGNFEDLRQRRPDLSRIRDAVRFAPSIPLERTIRDVAAWLGTGSGGGAKLTERPA; encoded by the coding sequence GTGACTTCGTCCTCGCCCCACCTCCCGGCGAACCTTCCCCCCACGCCCCGGCGCGTGCTCGTCAGCGGCGGGGCCGGCTTCATCGGCTCGCACCTCGTCGATCGACTCCTCGCCCGCGGCGACACCGTCACCGTCGTCGACAACCTCTCCACCGGACGACGCGACAACCTCCCGGGCGCCCACGAGCGCCTCCGCTTCGTCGAGGCCGACCTCAAGGACGCCCTCAACGCCTTCGGCAAGGGCGAGCGCTTCGAGCAGATCTACCACCTCGCCGCGGCGGTGGGCGTCTCCCTCGTCATCGCCGATCCCATCCGCTCGATCGAGACCAACGTCGAGCAGACCGCCGCCCTCCTCCGCTTCGCCGTCTCGCGCGCCGAGGGGGGTGCGCCCGTGCCCACGCTCGTCGCGTCCTCGTCGGAGGTCTACGGCAAGGCCGCCAAGTCCCCCTTCCACGAGGAGGACGACGTCGTCTACGGGCCCACCACCGTGCCCCGCTGGTCGTACGCGTGCAGCAAGGCGATCGACGAGTACCTCGCCCTCGCCTACCACGCCACGCACCACGCGCCCGTCGTCGTCGCGCGCTTCTTCAACACCGTCGGCCCGCGCCAGGTCGGCTCCTACGGCATGGTGCTGCCCCGCTTCGTCGAGCGCGCCCTCGCCGGGCGCCCGCTCGACGTCTACGGCGACGGCACGCAGTCACGCTGCTTCTGCGACGTCCGCGATGTCGTCGGCGTCCTGCCCGCGCTCCTCGAGACCCCCGCCTGCCACGGACGCGTCTTCAACGTCGGGTCCGATCGCTCCATTTCCATCCGCGAGCTGGCCGACCTGGTGGTCCGCACCCTGGGCGCGGCGTCCGCCGTCCGCACCATCCCGTACGCCGAGGCCTACCCGGGGAACTTCGAGGACCTCCGCCAACGCCGCCCCGACCTCTCGCGCATCCGCGACGCCGTACGCTTTGCCCCGTCGATCCCGCTCGAACGCACGATCCGCGATGTGGCGGCGTGGCTCGGAACGGGGTCGGGCGGGGGGGCGAAACTCACGGAGCGTCCGGCGTGA
- a CDS encoding SDR family NAD(P)-dependent oxidoreductase produces MPADLAGRPIAITGASSGIGMVTALACARAGMPVALAARRIDRLHEVAETIRKGGGRAIAVPCDVVKPDDCAALVERTVAEFGSIYAIFANAGYGIEGEIERTADDALRDIFEVNFWGTLNTIRPAIPHMRRAGAGHILICSSVVSKMGIPTLGAYSATKAAQDHIGRAMRIELHPTIHVSTVHPIGTNTEFSQVVTARSGNRARTARAPEGFRQPPEAVANAIVRCLRRPRGEVWTSFRGRAIAALATLAPELADWGLRRYFASKASGQ; encoded by the coding sequence GTGCCGGCCGACCTCGCCGGGCGTCCCATCGCCATCACCGGCGCCAGCAGCGGCATCGGCATGGTGACCGCACTCGCGTGCGCCCGCGCCGGCATGCCGGTCGCGCTCGCCGCACGACGCATCGACCGCCTCCACGAGGTCGCCGAGACCATCCGCAAGGGCGGCGGACGCGCCATCGCCGTCCCGTGCGACGTCGTGAAGCCCGACGACTGCGCCGCGCTCGTCGAGCGCACCGTCGCCGAGTTCGGCTCGATCTACGCGATCTTCGCGAACGCGGGCTACGGCATCGAGGGCGAGATCGAGCGCACCGCCGATGACGCGCTCCGCGACATCTTCGAGGTCAACTTCTGGGGCACCCTCAACACCATCCGCCCCGCGATCCCGCACATGCGCCGCGCCGGCGCCGGGCACATTCTCATCTGCTCCAGCGTCGTCAGCAAGATGGGCATCCCGACCCTCGGGGCCTATTCCGCCACCAAGGCGGCCCAGGACCACATCGGGCGCGCCATGCGCATCGAGCTGCACCCGACCATCCACGTCTCGACGGTGCACCCCATCGGCACCAACACCGAGTTCTCGCAGGTCGTGACCGCCCGCTCGGGCAACCGCGCCCGCACCGCGCGCGCGCCCGAGGGGTTCCGCCAGCCGCCGGAGGCCGTCGCGAACGCGATCGTGCGCTGCCTGCGTCGCCCGCGGGGCGAGGTGTGGACCAGTTTCCGCGGGCGAGCGATCGCCGCCCTCGCCACGCTCGCGCCCGAACTCGCGGACTGGGGCCTGCGCCGGTACTTCGCGTCCAAGGCGTCCGGGCAGTGA
- a CDS encoding AAA family ATPase, whose product MPDGASRPVRVIALMNQKGGVGKTTTTVNLAAAIARRGRETLLVDLDPQAHATLHVGVDPDALEHSAYDVFGASDVAPRDCVRRVGDHLSLLPATTNLAGVEAELAGAPDRQRRLERALDALGRAYEFVLIDCPPSLGLLTVNALAAAREVIIPMQAHFLALQGVGKLLETVAIVSRGVNPRLRVTGVVLCMHDPASTHTREVVADLEGFFEQARGAESPWRFARVLRPPVRRNIKLAECPSFGKTIFDYAPDAPGAADYGALGDALLREWDAMLARRTPDEAPVVSVPAAAAVREGRA is encoded by the coding sequence ATGCCGGACGGAGCCAGCAGACCCGTGCGCGTCATCGCGCTCATGAACCAGAAGGGCGGCGTGGGCAAGACCACGACGACCGTAAACCTGGCTGCGGCGATCGCGCGCCGGGGTCGCGAGACGCTGCTGGTCGACCTGGACCCGCAGGCGCACGCCACGCTGCACGTGGGCGTCGATCCCGACGCGCTCGAGCACTCCGCGTACGACGTGTTCGGCGCGTCGGACGTCGCCCCGCGGGACTGCGTGCGCCGCGTGGGCGACCATCTGTCGCTCCTGCCCGCGACGACCAACCTCGCGGGCGTCGAGGCCGAACTCGCCGGCGCGCCCGACCGCCAGCGCCGGCTCGAGCGGGCGCTGGACGCGCTGGGGCGTGCGTACGAGTTCGTGCTGATCGACTGCCCGCCGTCGCTGGGCCTGCTCACGGTCAACGCGCTGGCCGCCGCCCGCGAGGTCATCATCCCCATGCAGGCGCACTTCCTGGCGCTCCAGGGCGTGGGCAAGCTGCTCGAAACCGTCGCCATCGTCTCGCGGGGCGTGAACCCGCGTCTGCGCGTCACCGGGGTCGTGCTGTGCATGCACGACCCCGCGAGCACGCACACGCGCGAGGTCGTCGCCGATCTCGAGGGCTTCTTCGAGCAGGCCCGGGGCGCCGAGTCGCCGTGGCGATTCGCGCGCGTGCTCCGCCCGCCGGTGCGCCGCAACATCAAGCTTGCCGAGTGCCCCAGCTTCGGCAAGACGATCTTCGACTACGCCCCCGACGCGCCCGGCGCCGCCGACTACGGCGCGCTCGGCGATGCCCTTCTGCGCGAGTGGGACGCCATGCTCGCCCGGCGCACGCCCGACGAGGCCCCGGTGGTGTCGGTCCCCGCGGCCGCGGCGGTGCGCGAGGGGCGGGCGTGA
- the ispF gene encoding 2-C-methyl-D-erythritol 2,4-cyclodiphosphate synthase — translation MHADDLRIGHGWDLHRLEATPPAGAGRPLVVGGVRLEHDRGVAAHSDGDVLLHAVTDALLGAIGEGDIGQLFPDTDPRHEGRDSAEFVREAAARVARAGWRVASLDTTVILERPKIGAHKDAMRRTLAGLVGADVSRVNVKGKTHERVDAVGEGRAVEAHAVVLLVRAERPRVD, via the coding sequence ATGCACGCGGACGACCTGCGGATCGGGCACGGCTGGGATCTGCATCGCCTGGAGGCCACGCCGCCGGCGGGCGCCGGGAGGCCGCTCGTCGTGGGGGGCGTGCGCCTGGAGCATGACCGCGGGGTGGCGGCGCACTCGGACGGGGACGTGCTGCTGCACGCCGTCACCGACGCGCTGCTCGGGGCGATCGGCGAGGGGGACATCGGGCAGTTGTTCCCGGACACGGACCCGCGCCACGAGGGGCGGGACTCGGCCGAGTTCGTGCGCGAGGCCGCCGCCCGCGTGGCGCGCGCGGGCTGGCGCGTCGCGAGCCTCGACACGACCGTGATCCTGGAGCGGCCGAAGATCGGGGCGCACAAGGACGCGATGCGCCGGACGCTCGCGGGGCTGGTGGGCGCCGATGTGTCGCGCGTGAACGTGAAGGGCAAGACGCACGAGCGCGTGGACGCGGTGGGCGAGGGGCGCGCGGTCGAGGCGCACGCGGTGGTGCTCCTGGTGCGGGCGGAACGCCCCCGCGTTGACTAA